A genomic segment from Propionibacteriaceae bacterium ZF39 encodes:
- a CDS encoding hemerythrin domain-containing protein gives MTTAGKRMAHDHYFIDDRFNAFAEAARAGRVARFPLEDAIQRLRHHFWVEEEFVFPPLAHSAPGPVTTMLRQHGAIWDHVNELESLLEADEPDPELALALFTALRQELDAHNLTEDNVLYPVADDVLADDLANVVLNALATDMPEGWTCAMSKAEV, from the coding sequence ATGACTACCGCCGGCAAGCGCATGGCACACGATCACTACTTCATCGACGACAGGTTCAACGCGTTCGCCGAAGCAGCCCGCGCGGGCAGAGTCGCCCGGTTCCCCCTGGAAGACGCGATCCAGCGGCTGCGTCACCACTTCTGGGTCGAGGAGGAGTTCGTCTTCCCGCCCCTGGCCCACAGCGCTCCTGGACCAGTCACGACCATGCTCCGCCAGCACGGAGCGATCTGGGATCACGTGAACGAGTTGGAGAGCCTTCTGGAGGCGGACGAGCCCGACCCGGAACTGGCCCTGGCACTCTTCACCGCACTCCGCCAGGAGTTGGATGCCCACAACCTCACCGAGGACAACGTTCTCTATCCCGTCGCGGACGACGTCCTGGCCGATGACCTCGCGAACGTCGTCCTGAACGCCCTCGCCACGGACATGCCGGAGGGCTGGACCTGCGCCATGTCGAAGGCCGAGGTCTGA
- the rbfA gene encoding 30S ribosome-binding factor RbfA, with protein MSNPRARKLADQIKVIVAQMLERRIKDPRLGFVTITDVRLTGDSREASIFYTVLGADADFASSAAALESAKGLLRSTIGKQLGLRYAPSLEFVLDAIPENARHIEDLLAQTRDHDRELAEQASHAQYAGDADPYRRAEDEDDDVDDVDDSDDDRDSDGASR; from the coding sequence ATGAGCAACCCCCGTGCACGCAAGCTCGCAGACCAGATCAAGGTGATCGTCGCCCAGATGCTGGAGCGGCGCATCAAGGATCCCCGCCTGGGGTTCGTCACGATCACCGATGTTCGTCTCACGGGTGATTCCCGCGAGGCCAGCATCTTCTATACGGTCCTCGGCGCCGATGCCGACTTCGCCTCGTCCGCTGCGGCGCTCGAGTCGGCCAAGGGCCTCCTGCGCTCCACGATCGGCAAGCAGCTCGGGCTGCGCTATGCGCCCTCGCTGGAGTTCGTGCTGGATGCCATCCCGGAGAATGCCCGGCATATCGAGGACCTCCTCGCCCAGACACGCGACCACGATCGCGAACTCGCGGAGCAGGCCTCCCATGCCCAGTACGCCGGTGACGCCGATCCCTATCGGCGCGCGGAGGACGAGGACGACGACGTGGACGACGTCGACGATTCGGACGACGACCGGGATTCCGACGGCGCCTCGCGATGA
- a CDS encoding YlxR family protein translates to MTPERTCVGCRATAPQDQLVRVALDSSGLVVVVDEQRRTPGRGAYVHRDPRCITQAVKRNAAQRALRAPRADVSALSALGSALSAEEAALCEKGSGGVE, encoded by the coding sequence GTGACCCCCGAAAGAACCTGTGTCGGCTGCCGCGCGACCGCACCCCAGGACCAGCTGGTCCGGGTGGCGCTCGACTCCTCGGGTCTCGTGGTGGTCGTGGACGAGCAGAGGCGTACGCCCGGTCGCGGCGCGTATGTGCACCGTGACCCCCGCTGCATCACGCAGGCGGTGAAACGCAATGCGGCTCAACGAGCCCTGCGTGCGCCCCGCGCAGACGTCTCCGCCCTGTCCGCACTGGGGTCTGCGCTGTCCGCAGAGGAGGCCGCTTTGTGCGAAAAGGGGTCTGGGGGCGTAGAATGA
- the truB gene encoding tRNA pseudouridine(55) synthase TruB has translation MSAPAPAGQPLAGIAVVDKPAGWTSHQVVGRCRRIFGTRKVGHAGTLDPMATGILLVGVNRATRLLGHLMLTEKEYAATIRLGIATVTDDAEGETIATPGCAGVPEAELTSAIATFVGDILQVPTAVSAIKVDGQRAYARVRAGEEVALKARPVTVHEFTLLGMSESDVDGVPVLDCDVRVRCSSGTYIRALARDLGALLDSAGHLTALRRTRVGPFGLDQARPISAETTELPVLDLATVARACFPVVEVDEAGAREVGYGRPLPGISLSGITAVLHRDRFLALYRPGDRGSDAVAEAVFV, from the coding sequence ATGAGCGCACCTGCGCCAGCCGGGCAGCCCCTGGCCGGCATCGCCGTGGTCGACAAGCCTGCGGGCTGGACGTCGCACCAGGTCGTCGGACGCTGCCGCCGGATCTTCGGCACGCGCAAGGTCGGTCACGCCGGCACGCTTGATCCGATGGCGACGGGCATCCTGCTCGTCGGGGTCAACCGGGCCACGCGACTCCTCGGGCATCTGATGCTCACCGAGAAGGAGTACGCCGCCACGATCCGTCTGGGCATCGCCACGGTGACCGACGATGCCGAGGGGGAGACCATCGCGACCCCGGGCTGTGCCGGCGTACCCGAGGCGGAACTCACGTCCGCCATCGCCACGTTCGTCGGCGACATCCTCCAGGTCCCGACCGCAGTGTCGGCCATCAAGGTCGATGGGCAGCGGGCGTACGCCCGGGTCCGGGCGGGGGAGGAGGTCGCGCTGAAGGCGCGGCCGGTGACGGTGCACGAGTTCACGCTGCTGGGGATGAGCGAGAGCGACGTGGACGGCGTACCCGTCCTCGACTGCGACGTGCGCGTCCGATGCTCCTCCGGGACCTATATCCGGGCCCTCGCCCGGGACCTCGGCGCGCTGCTCGACAGCGCCGGGCATCTCACGGCACTGCGGCGTACGCGGGTCGGCCCGTTCGGACTGGATCAGGCCCGGCCGATCTCGGCGGAGACCACCGAGCTGCCCGTCCTTGATCTGGCCACCGTCGCTCGGGCCTGTTTTCCCGTTGTCGAGGTCGACGAGGCGGGTGCGCGGGAAGTCGGCTATGGGCGGCCGTTGCCCGGGATTAGCCTCAGCGGGATCACCGCGGTGCTGCACAGGGACCGTTTCCTTGCGCTCTATCGACCGGGCGACCGGGGCAGTGACGCCGTCGCGGAGGCCGTCTTCGTCTGA
- a CDS encoding DUF4439 domain-containing protein encodes MTALPRRGFLTLAGALALGVTGCQLSDPRITGGPTAPPPRPTPTPVPDIPGLEAALRHESDLAALGKQALAAADRLQLGAGQRAALGWMSRDHGVHLTALLAPHPAERPTSPPTPGPRFTPRPEPTSSATLAAAARDGAIRDLTGRLDAALVDYRASARGSRGQMALLWGSLAAYARAAQVALVRDAPRPDPLVVPVRELEPWSDAEAEQQVLRQMHALVYGYQAAIPWFRRPESQTAYDLLVHWRDLRDRVTRLLRDRGQTAPAAEAAYALPVQPTDRNTAAELLWRMEAAFIPFAGAWLAAATEDESRRMAAEALEEAARLCLEWGGPMTTWPGWPG; translated from the coding sequence GTGACTGCCCTCCCCCGCCGTGGCTTCCTGACGCTTGCCGGAGCCCTCGCGCTCGGGGTGACGGGCTGCCAGCTGAGTGATCCCCGCATCACCGGCGGCCCGACCGCGCCGCCCCCGCGTCCGACGCCGACCCCGGTGCCCGATATCCCCGGGCTGGAGGCCGCCCTGCGCCATGAGTCCGACCTGGCCGCACTGGGCAAACAGGCCCTGGCCGCGGCTGATCGGCTCCAGCTGGGAGCGGGACAACGGGCCGCCCTCGGTTGGATGAGCCGCGATCACGGCGTACACCTCACCGCGCTCCTCGCCCCCCACCCGGCCGAGCGCCCGACGTCCCCGCCGACTCCGGGCCCTCGCTTCACCCCGCGACCGGAGCCCACGAGTTCGGCGACCCTCGCGGCCGCTGCCAGGGATGGCGCCATCCGAGACCTGACCGGCCGGCTCGACGCTGCACTCGTGGACTATCGCGCGAGCGCCCGGGGCAGCCGGGGCCAGATGGCGCTGCTATGGGGATCGCTGGCGGCGTACGCGCGGGCGGCCCAGGTGGCACTCGTGCGTGATGCGCCGCGACCCGACCCGCTCGTCGTTCCCGTTCGCGAGCTCGAGCCGTGGAGCGATGCCGAGGCCGAGCAGCAGGTGCTGCGCCAGATGCACGCGCTGGTCTATGGCTACCAGGCCGCCATCCCGTGGTTCCGGCGGCCGGAGTCACAGACTGCCTATGACCTGCTGGTGCACTGGCGCGACCTGCGGGATCGGGTCACGCGTCTCCTGCGCGATCGGGGCCAGACCGCACCGGCCGCGGAGGCGGCGTACGCCCTGCCGGTCCAGCCCACCGATCGCAATACGGCCGCCGAACTGCTGTGGCGCATGGAAGCCGCCTTCATCCCATTCGCCGGAGCGTGGCTCGCCGCCGCGACCGAGGACGAATCGCGCCGGATGGCCGCCGAGGCACTCGAGGAAGCCGCCCGGCTGTGCCTGGAGTGGGGTGGTCCGATGACCACCTGGCCGGGCTGGCCCGGCTGA
- a CDS encoding DUF6596 domain-containing protein: METEGIRDLIPAVIGILVRRGSGRVAITRAYADFASAEDAVQSALVRALETWPTDPPRDPKGWLITVAWRQFLDGVRSDRARQAREERIERQPGATGVPDADDTLQLYFLCAHPSLTPATAAALTLRAVAGLTTRQIAEAYLVPEATMAQRLSRAKRQLRDVRLDQPGDARTVLRVLFLLFNQGYSGDVDLALEAIRVTRQLSRLLDEPEVRGLLALMLLHHARRRARTTPGGQLISLADQDRSRWDTQMITEGVAILQAALAEDRLGEFQAQAAIAALHADAPSTAETDWVQIVEWYDELVRLTDSPIVRLNRAVALAEADGAPAGLAAIADLDPGLPRYAAVSAYLHEKLGDFGAAARLYAEASRLATSAAERDHLARCASVLSRAENPGTSGRRAG; the protein is encoded by the coding sequence ATGGAGACGGAAGGCATCAGGGACCTGATCCCCGCCGTCATCGGCATCCTCGTCCGACGCGGCTCTGGACGGGTGGCAATCACCCGGGCGTACGCCGACTTCGCGTCGGCCGAGGATGCCGTCCAGTCCGCCCTCGTGCGAGCCCTGGAAACGTGGCCCACGGACCCGCCGCGGGACCCCAAGGGTTGGCTGATCACCGTGGCCTGGCGTCAGTTTCTCGATGGCGTACGCAGCGACCGCGCCCGTCAGGCTCGCGAGGAGCGGATCGAGCGTCAGCCGGGCGCCACTGGCGTACCCGACGCGGATGACACCCTCCAGCTCTATTTCCTTTGTGCCCATCCCAGCCTGACTCCGGCCACGGCCGCGGCGCTCACGCTGCGCGCCGTGGCCGGGTTGACCACTCGCCAGATCGCGGAGGCCTACCTGGTGCCCGAGGCCACCATGGCGCAGCGGTTGAGCCGGGCCAAGCGCCAGCTCAGAGATGTTCGCCTGGACCAACCGGGTGATGCAAGGACGGTCCTCCGCGTCCTGTTTCTGTTGTTCAACCAGGGCTATTCGGGAGATGTCGACCTGGCCCTCGAAGCCATCCGGGTCACCAGGCAGCTGTCGCGGCTGCTCGACGAGCCGGAGGTGCGGGGACTCCTGGCGCTGATGCTGCTCCACCATGCGCGCCGCCGCGCCCGCACGACGCCCGGCGGGCAGCTGATCTCCCTGGCCGACCAGGACCGATCGCGGTGGGATACACAGATGATCACGGAAGGCGTGGCCATCCTGCAGGCTGCCCTCGCCGAGGACAGGCTCGGTGAGTTCCAAGCGCAGGCTGCCATCGCCGCCCTGCACGCCGACGCCCCGAGCACAGCGGAGACGGACTGGGTCCAGATCGTGGAGTGGTACGACGAGCTCGTCAGGCTCACCGACTCTCCGATCGTGCGCCTCAATCGCGCCGTCGCACTGGCTGAGGCAGACGGCGCCCCGGCCGGGTTGGCAGCCATCGCCGACCTGGACCCGGGCCTGCCGCGGTACGCCGCCGTCTCGGCGTACCTGCACGAGAAACTGGGTGATTTCGGTGCGGCTGCCCGCTTGTACGCCGAAGCCAGCCGGCTGGCCACAAGCGCGGCAGAGCGCGATCATCTTGCTCGGTGCGCGTCGGTG
- a CDS encoding M50 family metallopeptidase, whose translation MTVSWSALAERLTGLQPVPEPTVVAILGVVALACVVLAWPVTRMVVTVAHEAGHAIVALLAGRRLTGIRLHSDTSGLTVSRGRPQGPGMVATLLAGYPAPALMGLGAAWLLASGRALLVMALLVVVMAGMLLMIRNLFGLLVVVIGTTLVGLTAWYLQPVHQSWIAYFLTWVLLLAAPRPVVELARQRSRTSDPAQLARLTGVPGGIWILLFGTVTVGSLIAGLGVLAPGVLRWG comes from the coding sequence GTGACTGTGTCATGGTCTGCGCTGGCCGAGCGTCTCACCGGCCTCCAACCTGTTCCGGAGCCCACGGTCGTCGCGATCCTCGGGGTCGTGGCCCTGGCCTGCGTCGTCCTCGCCTGGCCGGTGACCCGCATGGTCGTGACCGTGGCGCACGAGGCGGGACACGCCATCGTCGCTCTGCTGGCCGGTCGGCGCCTCACCGGGATCAGGCTGCATTCGGACACGTCGGGGCTGACCGTGTCACGCGGACGCCCGCAGGGACCGGGAATGGTGGCCACTCTGCTCGCGGGCTATCCCGCGCCCGCGCTCATGGGTCTCGGCGCCGCCTGGCTCCTGGCATCGGGACGGGCGCTGCTGGTGATGGCACTGCTGGTCGTGGTCATGGCCGGGATGCTGCTGATGATCCGCAATCTCTTCGGCCTGCTGGTGGTGGTGATCGGCACGACGCTGGTGGGGCTCACGGCGTGGTATCTCCAGCCGGTCCACCAGTCGTGGATCGCCTATTTCCTGACCTGGGTGCTGCTGTTGGCCGCGCCGCGACCCGTTGTCGAGCTGGCCCGGCAGCGTTCGCGGACCAGCGATCCGGCGCAGTTGGCGCGGCTGACGGGCGTACCTGGTGGGATCTGGATCCTGCTTTTCGGCACCGTGACGGTAGGCAGCCTGATCGCAGGGCTGGGCGTACTCGCGCCGGGCGTGCTGCGCTGGGGCTGA
- a CDS encoding Clp protease N-terminal domain-containing protein, which translates to MKKRVAGIVLTTVAVSGLGLGAAGVAFADPTATGTPSATASTGTDGQARQDTPGRGHHGRKGEAEMAAQLAQKLGVDEAKVTDALTAIRTERRAQAQNEQSTRPDRAAMEAEIAKGLASKLGVDEAKVTAALQEIRAANEAEHKAQFTSRLDQAVTDGKLTRAEGDAVLKAAEAGVIGMGGGGR; encoded by the coding sequence ATGAAGAAGCGCGTTGCCGGAATCGTCCTCACCACGGTGGCGGTCAGCGGACTGGGGTTGGGCGCGGCCGGGGTCGCGTTCGCCGATCCGACCGCGACGGGTACGCCGAGCGCCACCGCGTCCACCGGCACGGACGGTCAGGCGCGACAGGACACGCCCGGTCGCGGTCACCATGGCAGGAAGGGCGAGGCCGAGATGGCGGCCCAACTGGCCCAGAAGCTCGGCGTGGACGAGGCGAAGGTCACCGACGCGCTCACGGCGATCCGGACCGAACGCAGGGCCCAGGCCCAGAACGAACAGAGCACGCGACCCGACCGGGCGGCGATGGAGGCCGAGATCGCCAAGGGCCTGGCCTCCAAGCTGGGCGTTGACGAGGCCAAGGTCACCGCCGCGCTGCAGGAGATCCGCGCGGCGAACGAGGCCGAGCACAAGGCTCAGTTCACCTCGCGACTGGATCAGGCCGTGACCGACGGCAAGCTCACCCGCGCCGAGGGCGACGCGGTATTGAAGGCAGCCGAGGCCGGAGTGATCGGGATGGGAGGTGGTGGTCGCTGA
- a CDS encoding YciI family protein yields the protein MAKYLLLKHYRGGKPALNDVPMDRWTRQEVDDHVKYMGDFQDRLRDRGEFVSGEALSMDGCWVRYDGDGKPPITDGPFAETKDLIAGWMVIDVDSPERALELAAELSAAPGAGGQPLGEWLELRPMLTEPPTISD from the coding sequence ATGGCCAAATATCTGCTGCTCAAGCACTATCGCGGCGGCAAGCCCGCACTCAACGACGTGCCCATGGACCGGTGGACGCGACAGGAGGTCGACGACCACGTGAAATATATGGGGGATTTCCAGGACCGACTCCGCGATCGCGGAGAATTCGTCTCCGGTGAGGCGCTGTCGATGGACGGCTGCTGGGTGCGCTACGACGGCGACGGCAAGCCGCCGATCACCGACGGCCCGTTCGCGGAGACCAAGGACCTCATCGCAGGCTGGATGGTGATCGACGTCGATTCGCCCGAGCGAGCCCTCGAGCTTGCAGCCGAACTGTCTGCCGCGCCGGGAGCGGGCGGCCAGCCCCTCGGCGAGTGGCTCGAGCTCCGTCCCATGCTGACCGAACCGCCGACCATCTCGGACTGA
- the infB gene encoding translation initiation factor IF-2 encodes MAKVRVYELAKELGLESKQVLKTLNDMGEFVRSASSTIEAPVVRRLRDRLESGGSAEPAAGKAAPSPAPAPAAKPGAPRRPGVPGPRPPAAPAAGAPVAAPGAPSPRTPAAPKPATPGPRPTPRVPKAAGQPAETRPFEERRRPPTPRPGGGAQTPRPPAARPESQPRPPAPRGPEAPRPAPERPAASAPRPGAPRPPMPGPRAPQAPRPGSTGGLPGAPRPRPGTPRPGNNPFASSQGMGTQRRRPEGRPDARPGEGRPGGPRPQGARPDGARPGGPRPGGGGGVPGMPRPNPAMMPKQSTLGGATPGRGGRPGGGPGRGRPGGGPGRGGPGGMGPGGPGGGPPAGGRGRGGRGGTGTQGAFGRGGQQRRGRKSKKQRRQEFDQMEAPSIGGVRIRQGDGASVRLRRGASLTDLAEKINVDAAQLVQVLFSLGEMVTATQSVNDETLQLLGAELNYNIQVVSPEDEDRELLERFDLEFGEDEGDEEDLEARPAVVTVMGHVDHGKTKLLDAIRRSNVVAGEAGGITQTIGAYQVSTEVDDVERRITFIDTPGHEAFTAMRARGAKSTDIAILVVAADDGVMPQTIEALNHALAADVPVVVAVNKIDKETADPSKVRGQLTEYGLVPEEYGGETMFVDVSAVSRQGLDELLEAVVLTADAALDLRANPTMDAQGVAIEAHLDKGRGPVATVLVQRGTLKVGDSIVAGPAHGRVRALVNDIGEHVPEAPPSMPVQVLGLTSVPGAGDSFLVVADDRTARQIADQREARKRAAAQAAGARRKTLDQLFEQLEKGETQELLLILKGDSAGSVEALEEALSKIDVGDEVSLRVIDRGVGAITETNVSLAAASGAVIIGYNVRAQGKATEQADRENVDIRYYSVIYGAIDEIEAALKGMLKPIYEEAQLGQAEIREIFRSSKAGTIAGCMVLSGIMRRNAKARLLRDGVVIAETDINSLRREKDDATEVREGYECGITLTNYSDLHIGDIIETFEMREKPRT; translated from the coding sequence GTGGCCAAGGTCCGTGTCTACGAGCTCGCGAAAGAGCTCGGACTCGAAAGCAAGCAAGTTCTCAAAACTTTGAATGACATGGGCGAATTCGTTCGCTCCGCCTCGTCGACCATCGAGGCCCCCGTCGTTCGTCGCCTCCGTGACCGACTTGAGTCCGGTGGCTCGGCCGAGCCCGCAGCTGGCAAGGCCGCCCCCAGCCCGGCGCCTGCACCCGCAGCGAAGCCCGGCGCACCGCGACGCCCGGGCGTACCCGGGCCGCGTCCGCCGGCCGCGCCCGCAGCCGGTGCACCCGTCGCCGCCCCCGGAGCGCCATCTCCGCGGACTCCGGCGGCACCCAAGCCGGCCACGCCCGGCCCGCGGCCGACGCCACGCGTGCCGAAGGCCGCCGGCCAGCCTGCGGAGACCCGTCCTTTCGAGGAACGGCGTAGGCCGCCGACTCCGCGACCCGGTGGCGGTGCCCAGACGCCTCGTCCCCCGGCAGCCCGTCCCGAGAGCCAGCCGCGACCCCCGGCCCCTCGTGGTCCGGAGGCCCCGCGGCCAGCGCCCGAGCGGCCTGCTGCGTCGGCTCCCCGGCCCGGCGCTCCGCGTCCGCCGATGCCCGGTCCTCGTGCGCCCCAGGCCCCGCGCCCGGGTTCCACCGGTGGTCTGCCGGGTGCACCCCGGCCGCGTCCCGGCACGCCGCGTCCCGGCAACAATCCCTTTGCGTCCTCCCAGGGCATGGGCACGCAGCGACGTCGACCCGAGGGGCGTCCCGACGCCCGTCCGGGTGAGGGCCGTCCCGGCGGTCCGCGTCCCCAGGGCGCTCGGCCGGATGGCGCGCGTCCCGGCGGTCCCCGTCCCGGCGGTGGCGGCGGCGTGCCCGGCATGCCGCGTCCCAACCCGGCGATGATGCCCAAGCAGAGCACGCTGGGTGGTGCGACTCCCGGTCGCGGTGGTCGTCCCGGTGGCGGTCCCGGCCGTGGTCGTCCCGGTGGCGGTCCCGGCCGTGGTGGCCCCGGTGGCATGGGCCCCGGCGGTCCCGGTGGCGGTCCGCCCGCCGGCGGTCGCGGTCGTGGTGGCCGTGGCGGCACGGGTACGCAGGGTGCCTTCGGCCGTGGCGGCCAGCAGCGTCGTGGACGGAAGTCGAAGAAGCAGCGTCGTCAAGAGTTCGACCAGATGGAAGCGCCGTCGATCGGTGGCGTGCGCATCCGTCAGGGTGATGGTGCCTCCGTCCGGCTGCGCCGTGGCGCGTCGCTGACCGACCTCGCCGAGAAGATCAACGTCGACGCCGCACAGCTCGTGCAGGTGCTGTTCAGCCTGGGCGAGATGGTGACAGCCACCCAGTCGGTGAACGACGAGACGCTGCAGCTGTTGGGTGCCGAACTCAACTACAACATCCAGGTCGTCTCGCCCGAGGACGAGGATCGCGAGCTGCTCGAGCGGTTCGATCTCGAATTCGGCGAGGACGAGGGCGACGAGGAAGACCTCGAGGCCCGTCCTGCGGTGGTCACCGTCATGGGTCACGTCGACCATGGCAAGACCAAACTGCTCGACGCGATCCGGCGCTCCAACGTCGTCGCGGGTGAGGCCGGTGGCATCACCCAGACGATCGGTGCCTACCAGGTGAGCACCGAGGTCGACGACGTCGAACGTCGCATCACCTTCATCGACACCCCGGGTCACGAGGCGTTCACCGCCATGCGTGCCCGTGGCGCCAAGTCGACCGATATCGCCATCCTGGTGGTCGCGGCCGACGACGGTGTGATGCCCCAGACGATCGAGGCGCTCAACCACGCGCTGGCCGCTGATGTGCCGGTCGTCGTCGCGGTCAACAAGATCGACAAGGAAACGGCCGACCCCTCCAAGGTTCGCGGTCAGCTCACCGAATATGGCCTGGTGCCGGAGGAATACGGCGGCGAAACGATGTTCGTCGACGTCTCCGCGGTGTCCCGTCAGGGTCTCGATGAGCTCCTCGAAGCCGTCGTGCTCACCGCAGATGCGGCCCTCGACCTGCGGGCCAACCCGACGATGGACGCCCAGGGCGTTGCGATCGAAGCCCACCTCGACAAGGGCCGCGGCCCGGTCGCCACGGTGCTCGTCCAGCGCGGCACGCTCAAGGTCGGTGACTCGATCGTCGCCGGCCCGGCCCACGGCCGCGTGCGTGCTCTGGTCAACGACATCGGCGAGCATGTGCCGGAGGCTCCGCCGTCGATGCCGGTCCAGGTCCTCGGCCTGACGTCGGTGCCGGGTGCCGGTGACTCGTTCCTGGTCGTGGCCGACGACCGCACTGCCCGTCAGATCGCGGATCAGCGGGAGGCTCGCAAGCGGGCTGCTGCCCAGGCCGCGGGTGCTCGCCGCAAGACCCTCGATCAGCTCTTCGAGCAGCTCGAGAAGGGCGAGACCCAGGAGCTCCTGCTCATCCTCAAGGGCGACTCGGCTGGTTCGGTCGAAGCCCTCGAGGAGGCGCTGTCCAAGATCGATGTCGGCGACGAGGTGTCGCTGCGCGTCATTGACCGTGGCGTGGGTGCGATCACCGAGACCAACGTCTCGCTGGCCGCTGCCTCGGGTGCCGTCATCATCGGCTACAACGTCCGGGCCCAGGGCAAGGCGACCGAGCAGGCTGACCGCGAGAACGTCGACATCCGTTACTACTCGGTCATCTACGGCGCGATCGACGAGATCGAGGCCGCGCTCAAGGGCATGCTCAAGCCGATCTACGAGGAGGCCCAGCTGGGTCAGGCGGAGATCCGCGAGATCTTCAGGTCCTCCAAGGCCGGCACGATCGCTGGTTGTATGGTCCTCAGCGGCATCATGCGACGCAATGCCAAGGCGCGACTGCTGCGCGACGGCGTCGTCATCGCGGAGACCGATATCAACTCGCTGCGGCGTGAGAAGGACGATGCGACCGAGGTGCGCGAGGGTTATGAGTGTGGCATCACGCTCACGAACTACTCCGATCTCCACATCGGAGACATCATCGAAACCTTCGAAATGCGGGAGAAGCCCCGCACCTGA
- the rimP gene encoding ribosome maturation factor RimP: MKDSQLTSLLSPVLAQFGLELESLDSVPAGKRRLLRIIVDGDGPKGHGPTLDEIAEATRAISDTLGETDLLGEQAYTLEVSSRGTSRPLTEPKHWRRNAGRLVKAQLADGTEVTGRITRSDEDGAVLTVVTDPKRGTTAEREVAYSEVAKALIQVELNRKTDDESDDDDIDDADLRSDEAAEEEGDA; the protein is encoded by the coding sequence GTGAAAGACAGCCAATTGACTTCCCTGCTGAGTCCGGTGCTCGCCCAATTCGGGCTCGAGCTGGAGTCGCTCGATTCGGTGCCTGCCGGCAAACGGCGCCTGTTGCGCATCATCGTCGACGGCGACGGACCCAAGGGCCACGGCCCGACCCTGGACGAGATCGCCGAGGCCACCCGGGCCATCTCCGACACCCTCGGCGAGACCGACCTGCTCGGCGAGCAGGCCTACACCCTCGAAGTGTCGTCGCGCGGCACGTCCCGGCCGCTCACCGAACCCAAGCACTGGCGCCGCAACGCCGGCCGACTGGTGAAGGCCCAGCTCGCCGACGGCACTGAGGTCACGGGCCGGATCACCCGCAGCGACGAGGACGGTGCGGTGTTGACCGTCGTCACCGACCCCAAGCGCGGCACGACCGCCGAGCGTGAGGTGGCGTACTCGGAGGTGGCGAAAGCCCTCATCCAGGTCGAACTCAACCGCAAGACCGACGACGAGTCGGACGACGATGACATTGACGATGCCGACCTCCGGTCGGACGAAGCAGCAGAAGAAGAAGGAGACGCCTGA
- the nusA gene encoding transcription termination factor NusA, whose translation MDIDMAVLRTIEKDKDIPLDVLVTALEEALLNAYDKTEHPVRGARVELDRRTGRVQVIAPERDEEGNIVGEYDDTPADFGRVAASTARQVIFQRLRDAQDEQKYGHFAASEGDIVAGVIQQDRDSRTVRVDLGTLEAIMPQAEQVPGEVYSHGKRIRVYIVSVRKELRGPQVVVSRTHPGLVEKLFRLEVPEIEQGVVEIMAVAREAGHRTKIAVVSHNPDVSAKGACIGPMGQRVRAVMHELNEEKIDIIDWSEDPARFVGQALSPAKVSKVTVVDEQARAARVIVPDYQLSLAIGREGQNARLAARLTGWRIDIRPDTEQA comes from the coding sequence ATGGATATCGATATGGCCGTCCTGCGCACGATCGAGAAGGACAAGGACATCCCGCTGGACGTCCTGGTCACCGCGCTGGAGGAGGCTCTCCTCAACGCCTATGACAAGACCGAGCATCCCGTGCGCGGGGCCCGGGTCGAGCTGGATCGCCGCACCGGCCGGGTGCAGGTGATTGCCCCCGAGCGCGACGAGGAGGGCAATATCGTCGGGGAATACGACGACACGCCTGCCGACTTCGGCCGCGTCGCTGCCTCGACGGCCCGCCAGGTCATCTTCCAGCGCCTGCGGGACGCACAGGACGAACAGAAATATGGCCACTTCGCCGCCAGCGAGGGCGACATCGTCGCCGGCGTGATCCAGCAGGACCGTGACTCGCGCACCGTGCGTGTCGACCTCGGCACCCTCGAGGCGATCATGCCCCAGGCCGAGCAGGTGCCGGGTGAGGTCTACAGCCACGGCAAGCGCATCCGCGTCTATATCGTCTCTGTCCGCAAGGAACTCCGGGGTCCCCAGGTGGTGGTTTCCCGCACCCATCCCGGTCTCGTCGAGAAGCTCTTCCGCCTCGAAGTGCCCGAGATCGAGCAGGGCGTCGTCGAGATCATGGCCGTGGCGCGTGAGGCCGGCCATCGCACCAAGATCGCCGTCGTCTCCCACAATCCCGATGTGTCGGCCAAGGGTGCCTGCATCGGCCCGATGGGGCAGCGCGTCCGGGCGGTCATGCACGAGCTCAACGAGGAAAAGATCGACATCATCGACTGGTCGGAGGACCCGGCGCGTTTCGTCGGCCAGGCCCTGTCGCCGGCCAAGGTGTCGAAGGTGACGGTCGTCGACGAGCAGGCTCGCGCAGCCCGTGTGATCGTGCCCGATTACCAGCTGTCGCTCGCTATCGGTCGTGAGGGCCAGAACGCTCGACTCGCCGCCCGGCTCACCGGTTGGCGCATCGACATCCGGCCCGACACCGAGCAGGCGTGA